From Schistocerca americana isolate TAMUIC-IGC-003095 chromosome 11, iqSchAmer2.1, whole genome shotgun sequence, the proteins below share one genomic window:
- the LOC124553329 gene encoding ankyrin repeat domain-containing protein 65-like — MRVRLLFAAGADVGARDGGGLTALHWAAERGHAAVVQLLLLLSAASDPNARDQRGRTPLHWAAWWGHAEAAAALLQAGADRGAADELGRTPLDIARLCNHQQLVEMLTER, encoded by the exons ATGCGG GTGCGGCTGTTGTTCGCGGCTGGGGCGGACGTGGGGGCGAGGGACGGGGGCGGGTTGACCGCCCTGCACTGGGCTGCAGAGAGAGGCCACGCGGCTGtggtgcagctgctgctgctgctctctgcGGCGTCCGACCCCAACGCCAGGGATCAGCGGGGTCGGACGCCGCTGCACTGGGCGGCGTGGTGGGGCCACGCAGAAGCGGCGGCTGCGTTGCTGCAAGCCGGAGCCGACAGGGGGGCGGCGGATGAGTTAGGGAGGACCCCCCTGGACATCGCCAGGCTGTGCAACCATCAGCAGCTCGTTGAGATGCTAACAGAGCGTTAA